The bacterium nucleotide sequence CAAGACGTACGCAGAGTTCCGCATCAAGGGTGCGATCCTCGACCAGTTGCGTTCGCTCGACTGGGTTCCCCGCTCCATCCGGCAGAAGTCTCGAAGACTCGAGCAGGCGTATCAGGAAATAGAGCAGCGCGTCGGTCGCGCAGCCACCGAGAGCGAAGTCGCATCTTCGCTCGGCCTCGACCTCGAGGAGTTCCACTTCCTGGTGAACCAGGTACGCGGTGTCTCCATGGTCAATCTGGACGAACTGCGCTCCGGCGGAGACTCCGATCAGCCCTTGCACGGCGACATCTTTGAGGACGTAAAATCCGAAAACCCGTTCTCATCGCTGAAGTTGCGCGAGCGACGCGAAGCGGTCGCGGAATGCATCGGCATTCTCCCGGAAAAGGAACGCCTGGTGATCTCGCTCTACTACTACGAAGACCTCAATATGAAGGAAATCGGCGGCGTGCTCGGCATCACCGAATCACGTGTCTGCCAGATCCACACGAAGGCCGTTGCTCGCCTTCGCTCCAAGCTTCGAGGTCTTCTCCAGAGCTGAATCCGGCCCCAGCAACACGCAGAAATCTCTGTAAAACCAGCGGATTTGGCGCTAGCGTCGAGGAATGCTAAAGAAGTTCGAGGAACGTCCCGATTCCTCCATGCAAGCGCCGGCGAGTCTGCGGGTGCGTACTACGGAGAGGAGAGCGGGCATGGCCCATGATCCAAAGGATCGCGTGATTGAACCCGACCTGACGGCCGAGGATCTCTACTCCCCCGAATACCTTCGAGATTGCGCGGACGGCGACGCTCGTCAGGAGCGCCTCGAAGAACTCAAGCGACGCATCGAACTCGGTGCATATCGAGCGGATCCGGATTCGATCGCAGAGAGCCTGCTCTCAAAGGGCGATCTGGAGTCGAATTCCTAGTTCTATTTGATCCCGACCAGTACGGCCGTCGCGTTGTCTGACCCACCGCGGGCGTTCGCTTCGCTGATCAGCGACCGAGCGGCTGCGTCCAGATCATCCGCTCGGGAGACC carries:
- a CDS encoding FliA/WhiG family RNA polymerase sigma factor, translated to MLRDAHEKHGKIPQEVKETIVLEHTALIRYIVNRIAVRLPSHIDLDDLQSTGVIGLMDAIDKYNPDKNCKFKTYAEFRIKGAILDQLRSLDWVPRSIRQKSRRLEQAYQEIEQRVGRAATESEVASSLGLDLEEFHFLVNQVRGVSMVNLDELRSGGDSDQPLHGDIFEDVKSENPFSSLKLRERREAVAECIGILPEKERLVISLYYYEDLNMKEIGGVLGITESRVCQIHTKAVARLRSKLRGLLQS
- a CDS encoding flagellar biosynthesis anti-sigma factor FlgM translates to MAHDPKDRVIEPDLTAEDLYSPEYLRDCADGDARQERLEELKRRIELGAYRADPDSIAESLLSKGDLESNS